The nucleotide window CTCTATCTTAATAACATCTGCGCCAAATTCTGCAAACAGTCTGCCGGCGAATGGCCCTGCGATTAAGGTTCCTAATTCAATCACTTTTAGCCCTTCGAGTGGTGAAGCCATTTGCGATCATCCTTCCTCTTCGCTTGAATATTGTAACATTTGTTTCCACGCAACTAAGTCCTTTTGTATGTGTTCTTTCATGGCAAATCCAGCTTTTTCTTTCTTGCCTTCACTGATTGCTTCTGCGATTTGCCTATGCTCGTCAATAAATACCCATTTTCTTGTCCGGTCACTTAAAAGTACATTACGCATATAGTTGTTTTTAGAATGAATCAGATCCATGAATTGAATCAAGTGCCCATTTTTAGAGGAATGAACGATGTGTTCGTGAAATGCTTTATTCAGTGAAGCTATTTTTTTGTCTGGTTCATTGTTGTTTAACGCAGTTTCCGTTTGATTAACAAAGTGGAATAATTTTTTCTTGGCGTCATTAGTCATATATTCAGCAGCAAGTTCTGCAGCGAGGGACTCCAATCTCTCTCTGCAACGATAAAGGTCGATGACATCATTAAAATTTGGTTCATAGACGTACACATGGCTTCCCTTTTGCACGAGTAATCCATCATGAAGCAACATCCTTATTGCTTCCCTGACCGGACCGCGGCTGATTCCGAGCCTTGTTGCCAGTCCGGTTTCGGTCAATTTCTCACCTGGGGAAAATTCCTTATTCAGTAAATAAGTATGAATTTGTTTATATGCTTGGATATGAAATGGTTCAGATTTAACAATAGCATCCATTTTTCTTGATCTAGTCCTTTCTGCTGACAGCATAATTGAAAGCGTTTTCAATAAAGGGTAAACGGTTTCCTGTTTTTTGTCAACAGTTAACCATAGATCATTCATCAAAAAACTTATCATCCAATGGAACGTGAACATAACTGTTTTCTCTAGTTAAAAACCGA belongs to Salicibibacter cibi and includes:
- a CDS encoding GntR family transcriptional regulator, with amino-acid sequence MLSAERTRSRKMDAIVKSEPFHIQAYKQIHTYLLNKEFSPGEKLTETGLATRLGISRGPVREAIRMLLHDGLLVQKGSHVYVYEPNFNDVIDLYRCRERLESLAAELAAEYMTNDAKKKLFHFVNQTETALNNNEPDKKIASLNKAFHEHIVHSSKNGHLIQFMDLIHSKNNYMRNVLLSDRTRKWVFIDEHRQIAEAISEGKKEKAGFAMKEHIQKDLVAWKQMLQYSSEEEG